One window from the genome of Calliopsis andreniformis isolate RMS-2024a chromosome 12, iyCalAndr_principal, whole genome shotgun sequence encodes:
- the LOC143186165 gene encoding FK506-binding protein 15 isoform X2, producing MNSGNQLPNLDKIFRDDDEPDFLPSGGSNLAAIFGLQVKPPDSHSLSKQVSKKPSSPRNVSQTVSSKTEVIIAKAVHAFKLQNGTYVPVGKLGMALTGNIGTRVYQIILYKSKQEHVSTVTVTYDFLYIVQANNYSSYYDSNKDNWSILFENNDVCVEFAKEIGLARYFSKDKKLENVLYQDLSPINKDTVAKEGNNVSIKYFIASEITQPFKCNFATLQTMVVEISTDDNWEKTLIGSSKGLKRILFLPPSKQISLGPGFPKETDIVLDIEIIDIQAPEETSYSHKTASGKASIISRMAKMGQSMLPRIPTTTDSEDTEDDLPHKSPHHKKIEPLEGGLQNKHSSQESVDETSRNTNKILKPKSNVPVTNTTCKSFVPAPIFASQWSPTQMQPNFVTLDGQVYSLQPQSVTPTISSIIDPGLNMFLSESRMTNAELRMGMSKIADNVQKLLDKFHVLELQNATSPIKDKTALDAALKMLLSMNISQSGEKDSQPQTSTDNKITDDSPENQMKSIISTMKKECQEAKKALSATLEDMKNLEAQNKSLTEENENLRKNIQELKVSLTDVNSVLLTTKQDLEEAKNLNSKHEEQKLTLENRLSDLREKCNTLPSKMDDHRNREIKHIMNKTYHILMDKFVNESYPTSYIKSTIASTIKNITLQVLHNTSGESSKKMESESLKTAEINAPKAITAESTSDSNNTAGQLPKQAENINISPVLLRDEPPPIPPIDTEDDSDWLS from the exons ATGAATTCGGGAAATCAATTACCGAATCTAGATAAAATTTTTCGAGACGACGATGAACCGGATTTTTTACCATCGGGAGG GTCCAACTTGGCTGCTATTTTTGGATTACAAGTAAAACCTCCTGATAGTCATTCTTTATCAAAACAAGTTTCCAAGAAACCAAGTAGTCCTCGTAATGTGAGCCAAACAGTTTCAAGTAAAACAGAAGTCATAATAGCTAAAGCAGTGCACGCATTTAAATT GCAAAATGGAACATATGTACCAGTCGGCAAACTGGGTATGGCACTTACAGGAAATATTGGAACAAGAGTATATCAGATTATTTTGTACAAAAGCAAACAAGAACATGTTTCAACTGTTACTGTGACCTATGATTTTTTATACATAGTGCAAGCAaacaattattcaagttattatGACAGCAATAAAGATAATTGGTCAATTTTGTTTGAAAATAATGACGTTTGTGTAGAGTTTGCAAAAGAAATAGGATTGGCTAGATATTTTTCGAAAGACAAAAAACTAGAAAATGTGCTTTATCAAGATTTGTCACCAATCAATAAAGACACAGTAGCAAAAGAAGGAAATAATGTatctattaaatattttattgcttCAGAAATAACACAGCCGTTTAAATGCAATTTTGCAACATTGCAAACAATGGTAGTGGAAATATCTACTGACGACAATTGGGAGAAAACACTTATAGGAAGCAGTAAAGGATTGAAAAGAATTTTATTCTTGCCTCCTAGTAAACAg ATTAGTTTAGGTCCTGGATTTCCTAAAGAAACGGATATTGTATTGGACATAGAAATAATAGACATACAAGCACCTGAAGAAACCAGTTATTCTCATAAAACTGCAAGCGGTAAAGCTTCTATTATATCGCGAATGGCAAAAATGGGCCAATCTATGCTACCAAGAATTCCTACTACAACCGACTCTGAAGATACAGAG GATGATTTACCTCATAAGTCACCTCATCATAAAAAG ATAGAACCACTGGAAGGAGGACTTCAAAACAAACATTCTTCACAAGAATCTGTGGATGAAACGTCAAGAAATACGAACAAAATATTGAAACCAAAAAGCAATGTACCTGTAACAAATACCACTTGTAAATCCTTTGTTCCTGCACCTATATTTGCTTCTCAATGGTCTCCTACACAAATGCAG CCAAACTTTGTCACACTGGACGGTCAAGTGTATTCATTACAACCACAAAGTGTAACtcctacaatatcatcaataatAGATCCTGGATTAAATATGTTtttgtcggaaagtagaatgacaAATGCAGAGCTCAGAATGGGAATGTCTAAGATAGCTGACAATGTGCAGAAATTGCTTGATAAG TTTCATGTTCTTGAACTTCAAAATGCTACATCTCCTATAAAAGATAAGACAGCTTTGGATGCGGCTTTGAAAATGTTACTATCTATGAATATATCTCAGAGTGGAGAAAAGGATAGTCAACCTCAGACAAGTACTGACAATAAAATTACTGATGATTCTCCAGAGAATCAAATGAAaagcataataagcacaatGAAGAAGGAATGCCAAGAAGCGAAAA AAGCATTAAGTGCTACTTTGGAGGATATGAAAAACCTTGAAGCTCAAAATAAATCTTTAACAGAAGAAAACGAAAACCTACGTAAAAATATTCAAGAATTAAAAGTATCTTTAACAGATGTAAATAGTGTACTCCTTACAACAAAACAAGATTTAGAAGAAGCTAAGAACCTTAATAGTAAACATGAGGAACAAAAACTGACATTGGAAAACAGACTCTCTGATCTTCGtgaaaaatgtaatactttaccTTCCAAAAtg GATGATCATAGAAACAGAGAAATCAAACACATAATGAACAAAACTTATCATATTCTAATGGATAAGTTTGTAAATGAGTCTTACCCTACTAGTTATATTAAATCTACAATagcaagtacaataaag AATATCACTTTACAAGTTCTTCATAATACCAGTGGAGAAAGCAGTAAAAAAATGGAGTCAGAGTCTCTTAAAACTGCAGAAATCAATGCTCCAAAAGCTATCACTGCAGAGTCAACTTCTGATTCAAATAATACTGCGGGCCAATTGCCAAAACAAGCTGAAAATATTAAT ATATCACCAGTATTACTACGAGATGAACCACCACCCATTCCTCCTATCGATACAGAAGATGATAGTGATTGGTTATCCTG A
- the LOC143186165 gene encoding FK506-binding protein 15 isoform X1 — protein MNSGNQLPNLDKIFRDDDEPDFLPSGGSNLAAIFGLQVKPPDSHSLSKQVSKKPSSPRNVSQTVSSKTEVIIAKAVHAFKLQNGTYVPVGKLGMALTGNIGTRVYQIILYKSKQEHVSTVTVTYDFLYIVQANNYSSYYDSNKDNWSILFENNDVCVEFAKEIGLARYFSKDKKLENVLYQDLSPINKDTVAKEGNNVSIKYFIASEITQPFKCNFATLQTMVVEISTDDNWEKTLIGSSKGLKRILFLPPSKQISLGPGFPKETDIVLDIEIIDIQAPEETSYSHKTASGKASIISRMAKMGQSMLPRIPTTTDSEDTEDDLPHKSPHHKKIEPLEGGLQNKHSSQESVDETSRNTNKILKPKSNVPVTNTTCKSFVPAPIFASQWSPTQMQPNFVTLDGQVYSLQPQSVTPTISSIIDPGLNMFLSESRMTNAELRMGMSKIADNVQKLLDKFHVLELQNATSPIKDKTALDAALKMLLSMNISQSGEKDSQPQTSTDNKITDDSPENQMKSIISTMKKECQEAKKALSATLEDMKNLEAQNKSLTEENENLRKNIQELKVSLTDVNSVLLTTKQDLEEAKNLNSKHEEQKLTLENRLSDLREKCNTLPSKMDDHRNREIKHIMNKTYHILMDKFVNESYPTSYIKSTIASTIKNITLQVLHNTSGESSKKMESESLKTAEINAPKAITAESTSDSNNTAGQLPKQAENINISPVLLRDEPPPIPPIDTEDDSDWLSW, from the exons ATGAATTCGGGAAATCAATTACCGAATCTAGATAAAATTTTTCGAGACGACGATGAACCGGATTTTTTACCATCGGGAGG GTCCAACTTGGCTGCTATTTTTGGATTACAAGTAAAACCTCCTGATAGTCATTCTTTATCAAAACAAGTTTCCAAGAAACCAAGTAGTCCTCGTAATGTGAGCCAAACAGTTTCAAGTAAAACAGAAGTCATAATAGCTAAAGCAGTGCACGCATTTAAATT GCAAAATGGAACATATGTACCAGTCGGCAAACTGGGTATGGCACTTACAGGAAATATTGGAACAAGAGTATATCAGATTATTTTGTACAAAAGCAAACAAGAACATGTTTCAACTGTTACTGTGACCTATGATTTTTTATACATAGTGCAAGCAaacaattattcaagttattatGACAGCAATAAAGATAATTGGTCAATTTTGTTTGAAAATAATGACGTTTGTGTAGAGTTTGCAAAAGAAATAGGATTGGCTAGATATTTTTCGAAAGACAAAAAACTAGAAAATGTGCTTTATCAAGATTTGTCACCAATCAATAAAGACACAGTAGCAAAAGAAGGAAATAATGTatctattaaatattttattgcttCAGAAATAACACAGCCGTTTAAATGCAATTTTGCAACATTGCAAACAATGGTAGTGGAAATATCTACTGACGACAATTGGGAGAAAACACTTATAGGAAGCAGTAAAGGATTGAAAAGAATTTTATTCTTGCCTCCTAGTAAACAg ATTAGTTTAGGTCCTGGATTTCCTAAAGAAACGGATATTGTATTGGACATAGAAATAATAGACATACAAGCACCTGAAGAAACCAGTTATTCTCATAAAACTGCAAGCGGTAAAGCTTCTATTATATCGCGAATGGCAAAAATGGGCCAATCTATGCTACCAAGAATTCCTACTACAACCGACTCTGAAGATACAGAG GATGATTTACCTCATAAGTCACCTCATCATAAAAAG ATAGAACCACTGGAAGGAGGACTTCAAAACAAACATTCTTCACAAGAATCTGTGGATGAAACGTCAAGAAATACGAACAAAATATTGAAACCAAAAAGCAATGTACCTGTAACAAATACCACTTGTAAATCCTTTGTTCCTGCACCTATATTTGCTTCTCAATGGTCTCCTACACAAATGCAG CCAAACTTTGTCACACTGGACGGTCAAGTGTATTCATTACAACCACAAAGTGTAACtcctacaatatcatcaataatAGATCCTGGATTAAATATGTTtttgtcggaaagtagaatgacaAATGCAGAGCTCAGAATGGGAATGTCTAAGATAGCTGACAATGTGCAGAAATTGCTTGATAAG TTTCATGTTCTTGAACTTCAAAATGCTACATCTCCTATAAAAGATAAGACAGCTTTGGATGCGGCTTTGAAAATGTTACTATCTATGAATATATCTCAGAGTGGAGAAAAGGATAGTCAACCTCAGACAAGTACTGACAATAAAATTACTGATGATTCTCCAGAGAATCAAATGAAaagcataataagcacaatGAAGAAGGAATGCCAAGAAGCGAAAA AAGCATTAAGTGCTACTTTGGAGGATATGAAAAACCTTGAAGCTCAAAATAAATCTTTAACAGAAGAAAACGAAAACCTACGTAAAAATATTCAAGAATTAAAAGTATCTTTAACAGATGTAAATAGTGTACTCCTTACAACAAAACAAGATTTAGAAGAAGCTAAGAACCTTAATAGTAAACATGAGGAACAAAAACTGACATTGGAAAACAGACTCTCTGATCTTCGtgaaaaatgtaatactttaccTTCCAAAAtg GATGATCATAGAAACAGAGAAATCAAACACATAATGAACAAAACTTATCATATTCTAATGGATAAGTTTGTAAATGAGTCTTACCCTACTAGTTATATTAAATCTACAATagcaagtacaataaag AATATCACTTTACAAGTTCTTCATAATACCAGTGGAGAAAGCAGTAAAAAAATGGAGTCAGAGTCTCTTAAAACTGCAGAAATCAATGCTCCAAAAGCTATCACTGCAGAGTCAACTTCTGATTCAAATAATACTGCGGGCCAATTGCCAAAACAAGCTGAAAATATTAAT ATATCACCAGTATTACTACGAGATGAACCACCACCCATTCCTCCTATCGATACAGAAGATGATAGTGATTGGTTATCCTGGTAA
- the LOC143186165 gene encoding uncharacterized protein LOC143186165 isoform X3 — protein sequence MNSGNQLPNLDKIFRDDDEPDFLPSGGSNLAAIFGLQVKPPDSHSLSKQVSKKPSSPRNVSQTVSSKTEVIIAKAVHAFKLQNGTYVPVGKLEITQPFKCNFATLQTMVVEISTDDNWEKTLIGSSKGLKRILFLPPSKQISLGPGFPKETDIVLDIEIIDIQAPEETSYSHKTASGKASIISRMAKMGQSMLPRIPTTTDSEDTEDDLPHKSPHHKKIEPLEGGLQNKHSSQESVDETSRNTNKILKPKSNVPVTNTTCKSFVPAPIFASQWSPTQMQPNFVTLDGQVYSLQPQSVTPTISSIIDPGLNMFLSESRMTNAELRMGMSKIADNVQKLLDKFHVLELQNATSPIKDKTALDAALKMLLSMNISQSGEKDSQPQTSTDNKITDDSPENQMKSIISTMKKECQEAKKALSATLEDMKNLEAQNKSLTEENENLRKNIQELKVSLTDVNSVLLTTKQDLEEAKNLNSKHEEQKLTLENRLSDLREKCNTLPSKMDDHRNREIKHIMNKTYHILMDKFVNESYPTSYIKSTIASTIKNITLQVLHNTSGESSKKMESESLKTAEINAPKAITAESTSDSNNTAGQLPKQAENINISPVLLRDEPPPIPPIDTEDDSDWLSW from the exons ATGAATTCGGGAAATCAATTACCGAATCTAGATAAAATTTTTCGAGACGACGATGAACCGGATTTTTTACCATCGGGAGG GTCCAACTTGGCTGCTATTTTTGGATTACAAGTAAAACCTCCTGATAGTCATTCTTTATCAAAACAAGTTTCCAAGAAACCAAGTAGTCCTCGTAATGTGAGCCAAACAGTTTCAAGTAAAACAGAAGTCATAATAGCTAAAGCAGTGCACGCATTTAAATT GCAAAATGGAACATATGTACCAGTCGGCAAACTGG AAATAACACAGCCGTTTAAATGCAATTTTGCAACATTGCAAACAATGGTAGTGGAAATATCTACTGACGACAATTGGGAGAAAACACTTATAGGAAGCAGTAAAGGATTGAAAAGAATTTTATTCTTGCCTCCTAGTAAACAg ATTAGTTTAGGTCCTGGATTTCCTAAAGAAACGGATATTGTATTGGACATAGAAATAATAGACATACAAGCACCTGAAGAAACCAGTTATTCTCATAAAACTGCAAGCGGTAAAGCTTCTATTATATCGCGAATGGCAAAAATGGGCCAATCTATGCTACCAAGAATTCCTACTACAACCGACTCTGAAGATACAGAG GATGATTTACCTCATAAGTCACCTCATCATAAAAAG ATAGAACCACTGGAAGGAGGACTTCAAAACAAACATTCTTCACAAGAATCTGTGGATGAAACGTCAAGAAATACGAACAAAATATTGAAACCAAAAAGCAATGTACCTGTAACAAATACCACTTGTAAATCCTTTGTTCCTGCACCTATATTTGCTTCTCAATGGTCTCCTACACAAATGCAG CCAAACTTTGTCACACTGGACGGTCAAGTGTATTCATTACAACCACAAAGTGTAACtcctacaatatcatcaataatAGATCCTGGATTAAATATGTTtttgtcggaaagtagaatgacaAATGCAGAGCTCAGAATGGGAATGTCTAAGATAGCTGACAATGTGCAGAAATTGCTTGATAAG TTTCATGTTCTTGAACTTCAAAATGCTACATCTCCTATAAAAGATAAGACAGCTTTGGATGCGGCTTTGAAAATGTTACTATCTATGAATATATCTCAGAGTGGAGAAAAGGATAGTCAACCTCAGACAAGTACTGACAATAAAATTACTGATGATTCTCCAGAGAATCAAATGAAaagcataataagcacaatGAAGAAGGAATGCCAAGAAGCGAAAA AAGCATTAAGTGCTACTTTGGAGGATATGAAAAACCTTGAAGCTCAAAATAAATCTTTAACAGAAGAAAACGAAAACCTACGTAAAAATATTCAAGAATTAAAAGTATCTTTAACAGATGTAAATAGTGTACTCCTTACAACAAAACAAGATTTAGAAGAAGCTAAGAACCTTAATAGTAAACATGAGGAACAAAAACTGACATTGGAAAACAGACTCTCTGATCTTCGtgaaaaatgtaatactttaccTTCCAAAAtg GATGATCATAGAAACAGAGAAATCAAACACATAATGAACAAAACTTATCATATTCTAATGGATAAGTTTGTAAATGAGTCTTACCCTACTAGTTATATTAAATCTACAATagcaagtacaataaag AATATCACTTTACAAGTTCTTCATAATACCAGTGGAGAAAGCAGTAAAAAAATGGAGTCAGAGTCTCTTAAAACTGCAGAAATCAATGCTCCAAAAGCTATCACTGCAGAGTCAACTTCTGATTCAAATAATACTGCGGGCCAATTGCCAAAACAAGCTGAAAATATTAAT ATATCACCAGTATTACTACGAGATGAACCACCACCCATTCCTCCTATCGATACAGAAGATGATAGTGATTGGTTATCCTGGTAA